Within Amycolatopsis sp. cg5, the genomic segment ACAGTTTTCGTACAAATGCCAGGTCAGACGGTCAGGTCCACAGTGGTCTCGAAGGGCCTGTCCATCTCGATCCGGCCGGACTGGCTGCGCGCGATCGGCACGTACTCACCGCTGCCGAGCTCGAACAGCGTGGCGGCGTGGAGATCCGGGTCGACGAGCAGGTAGTACCGCACCATGGCCTCGGCATACAGCGCCAGCTTGAGGCCGCGGTCCCTGAGCCTGGTGGACGGAGACTCGATCTCCGCCGCCAGCAACAGGTCGGATTCGTCGTAGCACGAGGTTTCCATCCCGGCGGGCGCCACCAGCGCGAGATCCGGGACGAGCAACCTCTTGTTGCCGAGGCGCACGTTCACGCCCGGCAGCAGTTCCGCGCCCTCGGGCAGCGCGGCGGCCAGCTGGAGTTGAAGCCGGTGCAGCAAACGCTGGTGACCGGAGGACGGTGCGGGGCTCACGAGCAGCGCCCCGTCCACGAGTTCCACCCGCTGGCCGGGGAACTGGTCTTCGGTGAAGGCCAATACATCTTCGGCGGTCCAGCCGCCTGGTCGTATCGGCACTGATTCGGATTCGGTTTCGGCTGGAGCGACCATGACGCTCCCCCCTTC encodes:
- a CDS encoding Uma2 family endonuclease, whose product is MVAPAETESESVPIRPGGWTAEDVLAFTEDQFPGQRVELVDGALLVSPAPSSGHQRLLHRLQLQLAAALPEGAELLPGVNVRLGNKRLLVPDLALVAPAGMETSCYDESDLLLAAEIESPSTRLRDRGLKLALYAEAMVRYYLLVDPDLHAATLFELGSGEYVPIARSQSGRIEMDRPFETTVDLTV